The region CCTGCCCGGCGCGATGCCGGTCGTCAACGGCAAGGCGGTCGAGTCGGCCATCCGCATCGGCCTCGCGCTCAACTGCGACATCGCCGAGTGGTGCCGCTTCGCCCGGAAGAACTACTTCTACCCGGACATGCCGAAGAACTTCCAGACGTCGCAGTACGACGAGCCGATCGCCTTCGACGGCTACATGGACGTCACCGTGCCGGTCGAGGGTGGCGGCGACGAGGTCTTCCGCGTCGAGATCGAGCGCGCGCACATGGAGGAGGACACCGGCAAGTCGCTGCACGTCGGCGGTGCCACCGGGCGCATCCACGGAGCCGACTACTCGCTGGTCGACTACAACCGTGCCGGCATCCCGCTCATCGAGATCGTCACCCGCCCGATCCTCGGCGCGGGGGAGCGGGCACCCGAGGTCGCCAAGGCGTACGTCTCCCAGCTGCGCGAGCTGATCGTCGCGCTGGGCGTCTCCGAGGCGCGGATGGACCAGGGCAACCTGCGCGCCGACGTGAACCTCTCGCTCGCGCCGAAGGGCAGCGGCGTGCTCGGCACCCGCACCGAGACCAAGAACGTCAACTCGTTCCGCTCGGTCGAGCGGGCCGTGCGCTACGAGATGCAGCGGCACGCGGTGATCCTGAGCGACGGCGGCTCGATCCTCCAGGAGACCCGCCACTGGCACGAGGACACCGGGATCACCACGAGCGGTCGTGAGAAGTCCGACGCCGAGGACTACCGTTACTTCCCCGAGCCCGACCTGGTGCCCGTCGCGCCGAGCCGCGAGTGGGTCGAGGAGCTGCGCGGCACGCTGCCGGAGAACCCGACCGTGCGCCGTGCGCGGCTCCAGGCCGAGTGGGGCTTCAGCGACATGGAGATGCGCGACACCATCGGCGCCGGCGCACTCGGCCTGGTCATCGAGACCATCGCCGAGGGCGCCGCCCCGCAGGCCGCCCGCAAGTGGTGGCTCGGCGAGCTCGCCCGGCGCAGCAACGAGGACGGCGTCGACCTCGTCGACCTGCCGATCACCCCCGCCGACGTGGCGCGGATCCAGGCGCTCGTCGACGACAAGACGGTCAACGACAAGCTCGCCCGCCAGGTCTTCGAGGGCGTCCTCGCCGGCGAGGGCACCCCGGACGAGGTCGTCGCGAGCCGCGGCCTCGCCGTCGTCTCCGACGACGGCGCCCTCGGTGCCGCCGTCGACAACGCCATCGCGGCCAACCCCGACGTCGCCGACAAGATCCGCGAGGGCAAGGTCGCGGCCGCCGGTGCGCTCATCGGTGCGGTGATGAAGGAGATGCGCGGACAGGCCGACGCCGGTCGGGTGCGGGAGCTGATCCTCGAGAAGCTGGCCTGATCCCGGCCCGATCCCGGCCTGATACCGGCCCGATCCCGGCCTGATCCCAGGCATGACTTTGGGCTGATGCGGGGGCGACTTTGGTGGTCCAGACAACTTGTTAGTGTCGTGGCGAGTCCCACTGGTCACATCACCCACTCAAAGTCCGCACCTCATGGGGAGGGCGCGACCCTCGTGGTCGCGTGCCCTGCGGGCCGAAAGGAAGTCATGCACCATCGCATTCGCCCACTCCGCCTCACCGCGGTCACCCTGACCGCAGGAGCGCTGTCTGCCGGGCTGCTGGTCGCCCCGTCGGCCTCCGCCGACCCGTCGCCGGCGCTCACGTCCGCCAAGGCCGCCGTGGCCGGCACCGACAGCACGCCGTCCACGATCGCCGCCGAGTGGATCGCCGGAGAGCTCAGCAACGGCCTGATGGTCTCCTCGTCCGGTCCGGACTTCGGCCTCACGATCGACACCGGGATGGCGCTGTCGACGGTCGCCAGCCAGGGCGGCACCGTCACCGCCATCAACAACTCCCTCGAGCCGCGGATCGCCGAGTACGTCGGTGACGGGACCAAGGAGTCCTACGCCGGTGCGCTGGCCAAGTCGGCCACGTTCGCCCGGACCGCCAAGAAGAACCCGACCAGCTACGGCGGGATCAACCTGATCACCCGGCTCGAGGAGCGCACCGCCAACGTCCCGGCCGACCCCGCCGCCGAGCCGCAGGCCGCTGCCATCGCCGGCCGGATCTTCGACAAGTCGGAGTTCGGCAACTACGCCAACGTCGTGGGCCAGTCCTACGCCGTGCGCGCGCTGACGCTGGCCGGCTCCGCCGAGGCCGGCGCCGCCCGCGACTTCCTGCTCAAGCAGCAGTGCGCCTCGGGCGCCTTCCGCCTCAACTTCGACAAGGCGGACGTGCCCAGCCAGTCGTGCACCGAGGGCGTGGCGGGCAGCACCGCCGACCCCGACGCCACGGCGCTGGCCGTGATCAACCTCGTCGAGTCGGGCGACAAGTCCGCGGCCGTCGTGGGTGCGCTGGCCAAGGCCGGCACCTGGCTCGCGGCGCGCCAGCGCAACAGCGGTGCCATCCGCAGCGCCGGAGACGGCGCCCAGATCAACACCAACTCGACGGCCATCGGTGGCTACGCCCTGGGCCTGCTGAAGAACCGCGACGCGGCCCTCAAGGCCGCGCTGTGGGTGCGCA is a window of Nocardioides oleivorans DNA encoding:
- a CDS encoding prenyltransferase/squalene oxidase repeat-containing protein — its product is MHHRIRPLRLTAVTLTAGALSAGLLVAPSASADPSPALTSAKAAVAGTDSTPSTIAAEWIAGELSNGLMVSSSGPDFGLTIDTGMALSTVASQGGTVTAINNSLEPRIAEYVGDGTKESYAGALAKSATFARTAKKNPTSYGGINLITRLEERTANVPADPAAEPQAAAIAGRIFDKSEFGNYANVVGQSYAVRALTLAGSAEAGAARDFLLKQQCASGAFRLNFDKADVPSQSCTEGVAGSTADPDATALAVINLVESGDKSAAVVGALAKAGTWLAARQRNSGAIRSAGDGAQINTNSTAIGGYALGLLKNRDAALKAALWVRKNQPVDKYKCRTALTKDTGAVAFRRDRVTGATTTGIPAAARDEWRRATSQAILGLQFAPASKDKLRIVSVRKQARAGERVQFQVYGLAPSESACMQVKGDFLRVKGKKTGDKIVRKLQLPTGNQRRVGLIKTSDDEARTSLRVRN
- the gatB gene encoding Asp-tRNA(Asn)/Glu-tRNA(Gln) amidotransferase subunit GatB encodes the protein MSTTTDALMAYDDVLAAFDPALGLEVHVELNTASKMFCGCPATFGGEPNAGTCPTCLGLPGAMPVVNGKAVESAIRIGLALNCDIAEWCRFARKNYFYPDMPKNFQTSQYDEPIAFDGYMDVTVPVEGGGDEVFRVEIERAHMEEDTGKSLHVGGATGRIHGADYSLVDYNRAGIPLIEIVTRPILGAGERAPEVAKAYVSQLRELIVALGVSEARMDQGNLRADVNLSLAPKGSGVLGTRTETKNVNSFRSVERAVRYEMQRHAVILSDGGSILQETRHWHEDTGITTSGREKSDAEDYRYFPEPDLVPVAPSREWVEELRGTLPENPTVRRARLQAEWGFSDMEMRDTIGAGALGLVIETIAEGAAPQAARKWWLGELARRSNEDGVDLVDLPITPADVARIQALVDDKTVNDKLARQVFEGVLAGEGTPDEVVASRGLAVVSDDGALGAAVDNAIAANPDVADKIREGKVAAAGALIGAVMKEMRGQADAGRVRELILEKLA